Proteins co-encoded in one Cercospora beticola chromosome 7, complete sequence genomic window:
- a CDS encoding uncharacterized protein (BUSCO:EOG09260HS3), which produces MALDPTSGYAAAGGTQDDALPIFEVQRVQMKFDISADFVAAQVANNVLVLALSTGRLLRFDLDNAADIDDIDLPKRPAEIGVIRKLFIDPSASHLLISTTLGENYYLHVQSRQPKPLNKLKGVQIESVAWNSSLPTSSTREILLGTTDGNIYETYIEPSTEFYRSSEKYLRNVYNPQDGAVVGLYADVVVQKPETRRVLVATQHKLQHFVGRTGGRGYESGGSIYAKLFESETPNEHAIGHAGGQAPSCLATSPDSPDGLHASFEGHDAERAYAWLNSQGIYHGNLITEVPDLVTLGKQVFRESKMFPQSKLPPVQAASGRNRATQPNIASMILTQFHMIALVEGRLTGINRLDESIVYNQQILETGQNSLGLFADHQKNTYWLFTPQEIFEIVVNDESRDVWKIMLQQGQYETAQRYAKTPEQKDVVATMTGDHLISQGKFAEAATILGKSTKAFEDVALSFIDKGEHDALRKYLLVKLGSLKRSNTMQRTMLASWMVELFMTKLNQLDDAISTKADLTASGTTASDTERQLPAVRKEFQDFVSKYKADLDRKTTYEIISAHGREEELLFFANVVEDYNYVLSYWVNRERWHEAMTVLTKQTDPDMFYRYSTVLMSHVASDLIQVLMRQTALDTKKIIPALLNYNKVHGGNVSLNQNQAVRYLQFCINHTHSTEPAVHNTLISIYAAHPTQDETALLQYLQAQSQNNDQFYDADFALRLCITHKRVRSAVHVYTTMRQYASAVDLALKHDQVELAADVADRPDNDAALRKKLWLRVAKKVIGQTKSIKSAIEFLKRCELLRIEDLIPFFPDFVIIDDFKEEICAALEEYSRTIDALKQEMDESASTAQNIKQDIAALDQRYAIVEPGERCWECRLPLLMRQFFVFPCQHAFHADCLGEKVMKMAGMGRGKRIRELQKEIGRGVALGKRREGMVRELDGLVAGSCILCSDLAVKQVDEPFITAADDPKDWAI; this is translated from the exons ATGGCTTTGGATCCGACGAGCGgctatgctgctgctggcggcacGCAAGACGATGCGCTGCCCATCTTCGAGGTGCAGCGCGTGCAGATGAAGTTCGACATCTCCGCCGATTTCGTGGCCGCCCAAGTCGCCAACAACGTGCTCGTGCTCGCCTTGTCTACAGGACGACTACTGCGATTCGACCTGGACAACGCCGCCGATATCGACGACATCGACTTGCCGAAACGTCCAGCTGAAATCGGTGTCATTCGAAAGCTGTTCATCGATCCATCTGCGTCGCATCTGCTCATCTCCACTACGCTTGGGGAGAACTACTACCTACATGTGCAGTCACGGCAACCGAAGCCACTAAACAAGCTCAAAGGCGTGCAGATTGAAAGCGTGGCCTGGAACTCGTCTCTGCCGACGTCGTCTACGAGAGAGATCCTGCTGGGCACGACAGACGGGAACATCTACGAGACATACATCGAGCCCAGTACCGAATTCTACAGGAGCTCGGAGAAGTATCTTCGCAATGTCTACAATCCCCAAGATGGAGCTGTGGTGGGCCTATACGCAGATGTGGTGGTGCAAAAGCCGGAAACGCGGAGAGTGCTGGTAGCGACACAACACAAGCTGCAGCACTTTGTAGGCAGAACCGGAGGACGTGGTTATGAGTCGGGTGGCTCCATATATGCAAAGCTGTTCGAGAGCGAGACGCCGAACGAACATGCGATTGGACATGCAGGAGGGCAAGCACCTTCTTGCCTGGCCACCTCCCCCGACTCTCCAGATGGCCTTCACGCCAGCTTTGAAGGGCATGACGCGGAGCGGGCATATGCTTGGCTGAATTCACAAGGAATTTATCATGGCAATCTCATTACGGAAGTGCCTGACCTCGTCACGCTTGGCAAGCAAGTCTTTCGCGAGTCGAAGATGTTCCCTCAATCCAAGCTACCACCCGTGCAAGCAGCAAGTGGGCGTAACCGAGCCACGCAACCCAACATCGCTTCTATGATTCTCACTCAATTCCATATGATCGCACTAGTTGAAGGACGACTGACTGGCATCAATCGTTTAGACGAATCGATCGTGTATAACCAGCAAATCCTGGAGACTGGACAGAACAGCCTAGGCTTGTTCGCCGATCATCAAAAGAACACTTACTGGCTCTTTACGCCTCAAGAGATATTCGAGATCGTGGTGAATGATGAATCACGCGATGTCTGGAAGATCATGCTGCAACAAGGACAGTACGAGACAGCACAGCGATATGCCAAAACACCAGAACAGAAGGACGTTGTCGCCACGATGACCGGCGATCACCTCATTTCACAAGGCAAATTTGCGGAGGCTGCCACCATCCTTGGAAAGAGCACAAAGGCATTCGAAGACGTCGCACTCAGTTTCATCGACAAAGGCGAGCACGATGCTCTGCGCAAGTACCTGCTGGTCAAACTTGGCTCGCTTAAGCGAAGCAATACTATGCAGCGTACCATGCTGGCTAGTTGGATGGTGGAGCTGTTCATGACCAAGCTCAACCAGCTAGACGATGCAATTTCCACCAAGGCCGATCTCACGGCAAGTGGTACCACAGCGAGCGACACAGAAAGACAATTACCTGCTGTTCGCAAGGAGTTCCAGGACTTCGTATCGAAGTACAAGGCGGACCTTGATCGCAAGACCACCTATGAGATCATCAGTGCACATGGCCGAGAAGAGGAATTACTCTTTTTCGCAAATGTGGTAGAGGACTACAACTATGTCCTGTCGTACTGGGTGAACAGAGAGCGGTGGCACGAAGCGATGACTGTTCTGACCAAGCAAACGGACCCGGACATGTTTTATCGCTATAGCACTGTGCTTATGTCGCACGTCGCTAGCGACTTAATCCAAGTACTCATGCGCCAAACGGCCCTGGACACGAAGAAAATCATTCCCGCTCTGCTCAACTACAACAAAGTGCACGGTGGCAATGTGTCACTCAATCAGAATCAAGCAGTACGTTACTTGCAGTTCTGCATCAACCACACGCACTCCACGGAACCAGCTGTTCACAATACGCTAATATCGATTTATGCGGCGCATCCTACACAAGATGAGACCGCATTACTTCAATACCTTCAAGCACAATCACAGAATAACGACCAGTTCTACGATGCCGACTTCGCTCTGCGACTATGTATTACTCACAAACGTGTGCGGTCAGCGGTACACGTGTACACGACTATGCGGCAGTACGCATCCGCCGTGGATCTTGCACTCAAACATGACCAAGTCGAGCTTGCAGCTGATGTTGCCGATCGTCCTGACAATGATGCCGCGCTACGGAAGAAGTTATGGTTGCGAGTTGCAAAGAAAGTCATAGGACAGACAAAAAGCATCAAATCTGCGATCGAATTCTTGAAGCGTTGCGAGCTCCTGCGTATCGAGGATCTCATTCCATTCTTTCCAGATTTCGTCATCATTGACGACTTCAAAGAGGAGATTTGCGCTGCTCTGGAAGAGTATTCTCGCACCATCGATGCTCTCAAGCAGGAAATGGACGAGTCAGCGAGTACGGCACAAAATATCAAACAGGATATCGCAGCACTTGATCAGAGATACGCGATAGTCGAGCCCGGCGAAAGGTGCTGGGAGTGTCGGCTTCCGCTGCTCATGCGACAATTCTTCGTTTTTCCTTGCCAGCATGCGTTCCATGCGGACTGTCTCGGCGAGAAAGTCATGAAGATGGCTGGTATGGGGAGAGGTAAGAGGATCAGAGAACTGCAGAAGGAGATCGGAAGAGGTGTTGCGTTGGgtaagaggagagagggaATGGTAAGAGAGTTGGACGGGCTTGTTGCGGGAAGCTG TATCTTATGCAGCGATCTGGCTGTCAAGCAGGTCGACGAGCCATTCATAACTGCTGCAGATGATCCCAAAGACTGGGCGATATGA